From a single Camelus bactrianus isolate YW-2024 breed Bactrian camel chromosome 11, ASM4877302v1, whole genome shotgun sequence genomic region:
- the PHYHIPL gene encoding phytanoyl-CoA hydroxylase-interacting protein-like isoform X3, whose amino-acid sequence MEELPVPHNIKISNITCDSFKISWEMDAKSKDRITHYFIDLNKKENKNSNKFKHKDVPTKLVAKAVPLPMTVRGHWFLSPRTEYTVAVQTASKQVDGDYVVSEWSEIIEFCTADYSKVHLTQLLEKAEVIAGRMLKFSVFYRNQHKEYFDYIREHHGNAMQPSIKDNSGSHGSPISGKLEGIFFSCSTEFNTGKPPQDSPYGRYRFEVAAEKLFNPNTNLYFGDFYCMYTAYHYVILVIAPVGSPGDDFCKQRLPQLNSKDNKFLTCTEEDGMLVYHHAQDVILEVIYTDPVDLSLGTVAEITGHQLMSLSTANAKKDPSCKTCNISVGR is encoded by the exons ATGGAAGAACTTCCGGTACCACATAACATCAAAATAAGCAACATTACATGTGACTCATTCAAGATTTCATGGGAAATGGATGCAAAATCAAAGGATCGTATTACACACTATTTCATTGACCTTAATAAGAAGGAGAACAAGAACTCCAATAAATTTAAACACAAG gATGTTCCAACAAAACTGGTGGCAAAAGCTGTTCCCTTGCCGATGACTGTCCGTGGACACTGGTTTTTGAGCCCAAGAACTGAGTATACAGTAGCAGTGCAGACTGCCTCAAAACAGGTTGATGGTGATTATGTTGTGTCTGAATGGAGTGAAATTATAGAATTCTGCACAGCAG aCTATTCAAAAGTTCATCTAACACAGCTGTTGGAGAAGGCCGAAGTGATTGCAGGACGGATgcttaaattttctgttttttatcgTAACCAGCACAAAGAATACTTTGACTATATTCG AGAGCATCATGGGAATGCTATGCAGCCCTCTATCAAGGATAACAGTGGCAGCCATGGTTCTCCCATCAGTGGAAAACTAGAAGGCATCTTCTTCAGCTGCAGCACTGAATTCAATACTGGCAAACCACCCCAGGATTCACCTTATGGAAGATACAGGTTTGAGGTTGCGGCAGAAAAACTTTTTAACCCCAATACTAACTTATACTTTGGGGACTTCTACTGTATGTACACTGCTTATCATTATGTGATTCTTGTTATTGCCCCAGTGGGATCACCAGGAGATGATTTTTGTAAGCAGCGCCTTCCTCAACTGAATTCCAAGGATAATAAATTTTTGACCTGCACAGAAGAAGATGGGATGCTGGTTTACCACCATGCCCAAGATGTCATTTTAGAAGTCATTTACACTGACCCTGTGGATCTTTCTCTAGGCACTGTGGCAGAAATCACTGGTCATCAGCTCATGAGTTTGTCTactgcaaatgcaaagaaagatCCCAGCTGCAAAACCTGTAATATCAGTGTTGGACGCTAA
- the PHYHIPL gene encoding phytanoyl-CoA hydroxylase-interacting protein-like isoform X1, with the protein MEVPRLEHTLNSPTSPCEEVIKNLSLEAIQLCDRDGNKSQDSGIAEMEELPVPHNIKISNITCDSFKISWEMDAKSKDRITHYFIDLNKKENKNSNKFKHKDVPTKLVAKAVPLPMTVRGHWFLSPRTEYTVAVQTASKQVDGDYVVSEWSEIIEFCTADYSKVHLTQLLEKAEVIAGRMLKFSVFYRNQHKEYFDYIREHHGNAMQPSIKDNSGSHGSPISGKLEGIFFSCSTEFNTGKPPQDSPYGRYRFEVAAEKLFNPNTNLYFGDFYCMYTAYHYVILVIAPVGSPGDDFCKQRLPQLNSKDNKFLTCTEEDGMLVYHHAQDVILEVIYTDPVDLSLGTVAEITGHQLMSLSTANAKKDPSCKTCNISVGR; encoded by the exons GTAACAAATCACAGGACAGTGGCATAGCAGAGATGGAAGAACTTCCGGTACCACATAACATCAAAATAAGCAACATTACATGTGACTCATTCAAGATTTCATGGGAAATGGATGCAAAATCAAAGGATCGTATTACACACTATTTCATTGACCTTAATAAGAAGGAGAACAAGAACTCCAATAAATTTAAACACAAG gATGTTCCAACAAAACTGGTGGCAAAAGCTGTTCCCTTGCCGATGACTGTCCGTGGACACTGGTTTTTGAGCCCAAGAACTGAGTATACAGTAGCAGTGCAGACTGCCTCAAAACAGGTTGATGGTGATTATGTTGTGTCTGAATGGAGTGAAATTATAGAATTCTGCACAGCAG aCTATTCAAAAGTTCATCTAACACAGCTGTTGGAGAAGGCCGAAGTGATTGCAGGACGGATgcttaaattttctgttttttatcgTAACCAGCACAAAGAATACTTTGACTATATTCG AGAGCATCATGGGAATGCTATGCAGCCCTCTATCAAGGATAACAGTGGCAGCCATGGTTCTCCCATCAGTGGAAAACTAGAAGGCATCTTCTTCAGCTGCAGCACTGAATTCAATACTGGCAAACCACCCCAGGATTCACCTTATGGAAGATACAGGTTTGAGGTTGCGGCAGAAAAACTTTTTAACCCCAATACTAACTTATACTTTGGGGACTTCTACTGTATGTACACTGCTTATCATTATGTGATTCTTGTTATTGCCCCAGTGGGATCACCAGGAGATGATTTTTGTAAGCAGCGCCTTCCTCAACTGAATTCCAAGGATAATAAATTTTTGACCTGCACAGAAGAAGATGGGATGCTGGTTTACCACCATGCCCAAGATGTCATTTTAGAAGTCATTTACACTGACCCTGTGGATCTTTCTCTAGGCACTGTGGCAGAAATCACTGGTCATCAGCTCATGAGTTTGTCTactgcaaatgcaaagaaagatCCCAGCTGCAAAACCTGTAATATCAGTGTTGGACGCTAA
- the PHYHIPL gene encoding phytanoyl-CoA hydroxylase-interacting protein-like isoform X2 has translation MFLGNKSQDSGIAEMEELPVPHNIKISNITCDSFKISWEMDAKSKDRITHYFIDLNKKENKNSNKFKHKDVPTKLVAKAVPLPMTVRGHWFLSPRTEYTVAVQTASKQVDGDYVVSEWSEIIEFCTADYSKVHLTQLLEKAEVIAGRMLKFSVFYRNQHKEYFDYIREHHGNAMQPSIKDNSGSHGSPISGKLEGIFFSCSTEFNTGKPPQDSPYGRYRFEVAAEKLFNPNTNLYFGDFYCMYTAYHYVILVIAPVGSPGDDFCKQRLPQLNSKDNKFLTCTEEDGMLVYHHAQDVILEVIYTDPVDLSLGTVAEITGHQLMSLSTANAKKDPSCKTCNISVGR, from the exons GTAACAAATCACAGGACAGTGGCATAGCAGAGATGGAAGAACTTCCGGTACCACATAACATCAAAATAAGCAACATTACATGTGACTCATTCAAGATTTCATGGGAAATGGATGCAAAATCAAAGGATCGTATTACACACTATTTCATTGACCTTAATAAGAAGGAGAACAAGAACTCCAATAAATTTAAACACAAG gATGTTCCAACAAAACTGGTGGCAAAAGCTGTTCCCTTGCCGATGACTGTCCGTGGACACTGGTTTTTGAGCCCAAGAACTGAGTATACAGTAGCAGTGCAGACTGCCTCAAAACAGGTTGATGGTGATTATGTTGTGTCTGAATGGAGTGAAATTATAGAATTCTGCACAGCAG aCTATTCAAAAGTTCATCTAACACAGCTGTTGGAGAAGGCCGAAGTGATTGCAGGACGGATgcttaaattttctgttttttatcgTAACCAGCACAAAGAATACTTTGACTATATTCG AGAGCATCATGGGAATGCTATGCAGCCCTCTATCAAGGATAACAGTGGCAGCCATGGTTCTCCCATCAGTGGAAAACTAGAAGGCATCTTCTTCAGCTGCAGCACTGAATTCAATACTGGCAAACCACCCCAGGATTCACCTTATGGAAGATACAGGTTTGAGGTTGCGGCAGAAAAACTTTTTAACCCCAATACTAACTTATACTTTGGGGACTTCTACTGTATGTACACTGCTTATCATTATGTGATTCTTGTTATTGCCCCAGTGGGATCACCAGGAGATGATTTTTGTAAGCAGCGCCTTCCTCAACTGAATTCCAAGGATAATAAATTTTTGACCTGCACAGAAGAAGATGGGATGCTGGTTTACCACCATGCCCAAGATGTCATTTTAGAAGTCATTTACACTGACCCTGTGGATCTTTCTCTAGGCACTGTGGCAGAAATCACTGGTCATCAGCTCATGAGTTTGTCTactgcaaatgcaaagaaagatCCCAGCTGCAAAACCTGTAATATCAGTGTTGGACGCTAA